TGCTGCGCGATGAAAAAAATCGCAATGAAAATTGGTTGGTGGTACAAGATATTGCACAGAATCTGCGCGATTTGACGGAAACCTTTGAAGTCGGCGAGCTGGAACTCAAACCGCTGCGCAAAGTACAACATTTGCTGCGTAAAATTCGTGCCGACTTAGCCGCCCATTACCAAGATGCCGCTCTACTCAATGCGATTCATCCCACCGCAGCGGTATCCGGTTTGCCACAGCAACAAGCCAAAATGATTTTATCGAAAATCGAAACCTTCGAGCGCGGTTGGTACGCCGGTACTTTCGGCGTAATGAGCAAAACTGATGCAGAATTTTGCGTGGCGATTCGTTCCGCCTTCATTGAATCGCACCGCATTCGCGTGTTTGCCGGTGCCGGTATTGTAGAAGGTTCGCAACCGTTAGAAGAATGGCAAGAAATCGAACGTAAGGCTGCAGGATTAATCTCTTTGTTTGCTAAAAATCAATAATATATTATTTCCTTATCTTCCTCCGTCGGTGGGCAAAGAGCGGAGGAAAATTTTCCTCGGCCTTCGGCGGCATCCCGCGTAAACGAAAGGAGCGAAGAATACTAAGAATAACGGAGAAAAAGAAATGTCTGTAAGCGTGTTTAATCGTTGTTGGTCGAAAGTGATCTTAGAAACTTTGGTACGCCAAAGGGTTACTCACTTCTGCATCGCACCCGGTTCGCGTTCCACCCCATTAACCTTAGAAGCGGTGCGCTTACAAAATGCCGGTCGCGCCACTTGCTATAGCCATTTTGACGAACGCGGCTTAGGCTTTTTTGCGCTCGGCATTGCCAAATCCGTACAAGCGCCGGTCGCCGTCATTGTCACATCCGGTACCGCCGCCGCCAATCTTTATCCGGCCATTGTTGAAGCACGCCAAAGCGGTGTCGATCTGGTAGTACTCACCGCAGATCGTCCGCCCGAACTATGGGAATGCGGTGCCAATCAGGCCATCTTGCAACAAAATATGTTCGGCGATTATCCCGTCGCCAACGTAAACTTGCCTAAACCAAACGCTGACTATTCCGCCCAATGGTTGGTTTCTTATATTGAACAAGCCGCATTCCGACAAAAACAACGACACGGCGTCATTCATATCAACATACCTTTTGCCGAACCGCTTTACGATACTGACGAAAGTGCGGTGGATTGCCACCCTTGGTTGCAATCGTTACACCGTTGGCTGTCGCAAAACAAACCTTGGGTGAAACACGAAGCATTGCAACAAGAAGTGATTCCACACGAAAATTGGGATCATTGGCGCACCAAACGCGGCGTGATTGTGGCCGGACGGCTGCCAACCGAACAAGCCATGGGCATCAACGCCTGGGCGACCGCAATGGGTTGGGTGTTGCTCACCGATATTCAATCCGGTGTAGAGCCTATGATGCCTTACGCCGATATTTGGCTGGCGAACCAAACCGTACGCGAAAAATTATTGCAGGCGGATATTGTGATTCAGTTCGGATCGCATTTTATCAGTAAACGAATAAATCAATTCCTGCAAGCTTTCAACGGGGAATTTTGGCTAGTGGAACAAAGCGACAATGCGCTCGATCCGTACCATCATGCACAAACTCGCTTTAATGCCAAAGCACATCACTGGTTGCGCGCCCATCCGCCGCTTCGCCAAAAACCTTGGTTATTGGAACCGCTTGCGCTGTCCAAATTCTGTGCTGGTTTTATTGAACAGCAAGTCGGTGGCAATTTAAACGAAGCCTCCCTTGCGCATCATATTGAACGCGTGTTGCCTTATAACGGCATTTTATTCCTCGGTAACAGTTTATTCGTGCGCTTGGTCGATGCACTGACCAAATTGCCGGAAGGCTACCCGATTTATACTAATCGCGGCGCCAGCGGTATCGACGGCTTATTGGCGACTGCTGCCGGCATCGCTGTCGGCTCCGAACAACCGGTCGTTGCAATGATTGGTGATACCTCTACGCTTTACGATCTCAACTCCTTGGCATTGTTCAAAAACGTCACTCAACCAACGATTATTTTTGTAATCAACAATAATGGCGGCGCAATTTTCGATATGTTGCCGGTAGACGAAGAAGTGAAAGATCGATTCTATCGCTTACCGCACAACGGCGATTTTTCACAGATCGCGGCCATGTTCGACATAAAATATGCTCATCCTTACACTTGGGCGGATTTAACTAGCGTGTTGAAACAAGCCTACGCGCGCCGTAAAACCACGTTAATCGAAATCAAAACTAATCCGAGCGATGGCAGCAACACTTACAAGCATTTAATCGAACAAATCAGTCACGCCGTTATCGGCGAATAAAAATAAGGGTACGGGCGCCATTAACGATTCTCATCGCGATGCGCCCTTTATTTTATGCTCAACGTTATTTTCCTACACGGCCTGCTCGGCACCGCATCGGACTGGCAAGACATCATCAAAAATCTCACGCAATTTCGTTGCATTGCATTAGATTTACCTTTTCACGGCGCGGCGCAACAAATCGAAGTAACGGATTTTGACGAAGCCACGCAATACCTTGCCAAACAAATTTCCAATGCGGTGCTAAACGAACCTTACGTTCTCGTTGGCTATTCCTTAGGTGGACGACTGGCATTACATTATGCGTTACAATCGAAAGCAGACAAGGGCAAGCTGCGAGCAGTGATTTTAGAAGGCGCCAATCTTGGCTTGAAAACCGAACAAGAAAGGCAAGCGCGTTTATGCCATGACAAATACTGGGCCAAACGATTTGGCAATGAAGCGCCCGAAAGCGTATTGGATGATTGGTACCGGCAGCCGGTTTTCGCCCATTTAACCGAAGCTGATAGAACCGCCTTAATTCAAAGGCGACAAGCCCAATGCGGTGCTAATATCGGCAACATGCTACTTGCCACCAGCCTGGCTAAACAGGCGGATTTCAGTCCGGAAGTGCAATCGAACGCAGAAACATTTTTTTATTTTTGCGGTGAACATGATCGAAAATTCCAAAAGCTGGCGCAAAGTCTGCAGCTCAATCTCACAACAATTCCCGAAGCCGGTCACAATGCCCACGCGGAAAATCCAGAATTTTTTGCTAAAGCGCTCGAAAAATTAATTTTAAAAATTGCTCAAACTTAGAAAACACATGGACTTTCGCCCATTTTTATTGATGAAATGCTTTTATTTTTTCACATGAAGTGAATGAAGACGCTATGCGGCAATGCACCACACAAGCTACATAAAATTTGTTTGATACGATGATATGAATTTTAGTGGCTTCAATGCGGTGCTGAAACCACACCTCTCTGATTTAGAAAGAATAATAAGAGAAATTGCTAAATATTCATTTTATAACAACATGGCGTTTCTCAAATCAAAATTATCGAAAATCACCGAAAAAAGAAGGCGCATAATTATGCGCCTTGTGGTTATTATTCTTTCTTCAATAAGAAAATACCGTGTTCGGATAAATTCACATAAGCCTGTTTTAAATTCGCATTAAAATCTTCCGGTTTGCAATTTACCAATAAATCCTTACCCGCCCAAGATGCTATCACTTCCCAGTGATTGCCCATATAGACTGCGCTTTTAATCTCACAATGTTGCGCTTCGCTACCTTCCGCCGCAAGAAAAATTGCTTCCGGCCGAATACCTACAAGGCATGGACCATCCGGTAAACTAAATTGTGCCGAATCGGAAAGCGGAATACAGTAGCCGTGAATATTCACCGTACCATTTGCC
Above is a genomic segment from Aggregatibacter sp. HMT-949 containing:
- the menD gene encoding 2-succinyl-5-enolpyruvyl-6-hydroxy-3-cyclohexene-1-carboxylic-acid synthase; the encoded protein is MSVSVFNRCWSKVILETLVRQRVTHFCIAPGSRSTPLTLEAVRLQNAGRATCYSHFDERGLGFFALGIAKSVQAPVAVIVTSGTAAANLYPAIVEARQSGVDLVVLTADRPPELWECGANQAILQQNMFGDYPVANVNLPKPNADYSAQWLVSYIEQAAFRQKQRHGVIHINIPFAEPLYDTDESAVDCHPWLQSLHRWLSQNKPWVKHEALQQEVIPHENWDHWRTKRGVIVAGRLPTEQAMGINAWATAMGWVLLTDIQSGVEPMMPYADIWLANQTVREKLLQADIVIQFGSHFISKRINQFLQAFNGEFWLVEQSDNALDPYHHAQTRFNAKAHHWLRAHPPLRQKPWLLEPLALSKFCAGFIEQQVGGNLNEASLAHHIERVLPYNGILFLGNSLFVRLVDALTKLPEGYPIYTNRGASGIDGLLATAAGIAVGSEQPVVAMIGDTSTLYDLNSLALFKNVTQPTIIFVINNNGGAIFDMLPVDEEVKDRFYRLPHNGDFSQIAAMFDIKYAHPYTWADLTSVLKQAYARRKTTLIEIKTNPSDGSNTYKHLIEQISHAVIGE
- the menH gene encoding 2-succinyl-6-hydroxy-2,4-cyclohexadiene-1-carboxylate synthase — its product is MLNVIFLHGLLGTASDWQDIIKNLTQFRCIALDLPFHGAAQQIEVTDFDEATQYLAKQISNAVLNEPYVLVGYSLGGRLALHYALQSKADKGKLRAVILEGANLGLKTEQERQARLCHDKYWAKRFGNEAPESVLDDWYRQPVFAHLTEADRTALIQRRQAQCGANIGNMLLATSLAKQADFSPEVQSNAETFFYFCGEHDRKFQKLAQSLQLNLTTIPEAGHNAHAENPEFFAKALEKLILKIAQT